A window from Drosophila kikkawai strain 14028-0561.14 chromosome 2L, DkikHiC1v2, whole genome shotgun sequence encodes these proteins:
- the slam gene encoding uncharacterized protein slam, which produces MVLSNSTPNNKHSEMIVDTAAMNSEDLSELLQLNAEIEERRRSSHYGDAGNACGLLRATMTREELFEISSLDDDRFLTALEHQNSYVTPGRVQVTDLDLSSIENLMKYFDEEVPVTPTKSLEASKMAACSGKVASAIAKLGIQSEPVTPPKPKLSGKQKISELKQKYEQQPEMHTPRGASRAPGKTTATLPMKVKEMAQLFNSKISQVMRRAEEPQYVQLQNELSPEAKPQPQSHLKTETSNSGPCLVAEEVFRELSVKDKALLFNKFVGDMAAKHPKFNAHAAGLKAKVKKQMARGEVVAEQQASVKHLAQELEAKCVLEQGSPPRPGGHSPSKPTESKPETPISELHVSTLTVILKPSPEGRVPRPRTRRCLEPNSDSQVRETSQKRNLDAIRRSLPTEAYAPPKKIRRTRQERSGSESQMFFQNEQLETLFYSWLSTENGVQFDITSVSNSLQPIEIATEEEQPLPETSAASMGDSTQKTAVEQLLEEAIAKLELEHKAKEDENVEEKEVDTAQAQIVKTTPRRVKRQAPPVPAPRPSLSQTQSSASSCKQSEAEESESGLSTLPKITSDESQPETPKESQEQTHFDFAKPQRPPRKKKMRRTLTWKKENSIVEATANAITSTDSDSDYKPPTSAPSKKKMEAASTLPEQSYIELDKSLMRHVNSPRKIKSAYTLTVMSSPSPNADSDQSPAHTPRQSLAQPLRDSFIDQGFETCSNDPMDSSPMRRSSFGNSGSKPSCFSTPVKGRTGSSPAQQQLFSPIPNQERPRRSSVAMQVIREDQPLDLEGISTTPSTPCSEREFFANAPTVDINSSQDEMPAAKTQSMFWISAGDFTVSLEIFYNSPERLRLLYEIFTQKSWETRDLAFGIDGHKFIRGGGSSCSARQSLPDRPPSVQGCSHYWFASGDLAVPFSGKLMTGEKVEKLFAFLDSEKSDLRFGVDHIEFSSVPEFWPTTQKYSIESSYSMLVGLQTGASNGLEGRSKYSWPNNSGNANQTIKTSDLDQTEFESDSFSNNSGRLSFSPDMFSLDYEAVPLDELFAKSDPGAASSAPVMSVPQMMQTLKQQQSKLRSVEQRIRSYEKPANLADGSLEHCRNTPEYVHKLRSIIRAIDNIGRDDGFRACSMEQLESFMYFLSEYADICLANCSEHMDKILDTLLDRRAVEV; this is translated from the exons ATGGTTCTGAGCAATTCTACACCAAACAACAAGCACAGCGAGATGATCGTGGACACGGCGGCCATGAATAGCGAGGATCTCAgcgagctgctgcagctgaaTGCGGAAATCGAGGAGCGTCGTCGATCCAGCCATTACGGAGACGCTGGCAATGCCTGCGGTCTACTCCGGGCCACCATGACCCGGGAGGAGCTATTCGAGATCTCCTCGCTAGATGACGACCGCTTTCTTACGGCCCTGGAGCATCAGAACTCGTATGTGACGCCTGGCCGTGTTCAGGTCACGGACCTGGACCTGTCCAGCATTGAGAATCTTATGAAGTATTTTGACGAGGAGGTGCCAGTCACACCCACCAAGAGCCTGGAGGCCTCCAAGATGGCCGCCTGCTCGGGAAAAGTGGCCAGCGCCATTGCCAAGCTCGGCATCCAGTCGGAACCGGTAACTCCACCCAAGCCGAAGCTGAGTGGCAAGCAGAAGATCAGCGAACTGAAGCAGAAGTACGAGCAGCAGCCTGAGATGCACACCCCACGTGGCGCCTCCAGGGCACCTGGAAAGACCACAGCAACGCTGCCCATGAAGGTAAAGGAAATGGCCCAGCTATTCAACTCGAAGATTAGCCAGGTGATGCGCCGTGCCGAAGAGCCACAGTACGTCCAGCTCCAGAACGAGTTGTCGCCGGAGGCAAAGCCCCAGCCCCAATCTCACCTCAAGACGGAGACCTCGAACAGTGGCCCCTGCCTGGTGGCCGAGGAGGTATTCCGCGAGCTAAGCGTGAAAGACAAGGCACTGTTGTTCAACAAATTCGTGGGCGACATGGCGGCCAAGCATCCCAAGTTTAATGCCCATGCCGCGGGTCTCAAGGCGAAGGTGAAGAAGCAGATGGCTCGTGGCGAGGTAGTGGCGGAGCAGCAGGCCAGTGTCAAGCACTTGGCGCAGGAACTGGAGGCCAAGTGCGTTCTAGAACAGGGTTCGCCACCGCGCCCCGGGGGACATTCGCCATCCAAACCGACTGAGAGCAAGCCGGAGACACCCATCTCCGAACTGCATGTGAGTACGCTTACGGTGATCCTGAAGCCGAGTCCGGAAGGCAGGGTGCCGCGTCCTCGCACCCGTCGTTGCCTGGAACCTAACAGCGACAGTCAAGTCCGAGAAACATCCCAGAAGCGGAATCTGGACGCCATTCGCAGATCTCTGCCCACAGAGGCCTATGCCCCACCGAAAAAGATCCGGCGCACCCGCCAGGAACGCAGCGGAAGCGAGAGCCAAATGTTTTTTCAAAACGAGCAACTGGAAACCCTGTTCTACAGCTGGCTCAGCACGGAGAACGGCGTGCAGTTCGATATCACTAGTGTGTCGAATAGCCTGCAGCCCATTGAGATAGCCACCGAGGAAGAGCAGCCGCTGCCTGAGACGAGCGCCGCTTCCATGGGCGATAGCACCCAGAAGACCGCCGTGGAGCAACTACTAGAGGAGGCCATAGCCAAATTGGAGCTAGAGCACAAGGCCAAGGAGGACGAAAATGTCGAGGAGAAGGAGGTGGACACGGCCCAGGCACAGATAGTCAAGACCACTCCGCGCCGGGTGAAGCGACAGGCTCCGCCAGTTCCTGCTCCCCGACCAAGCTTGAGTCAAACCCAGTCCAGTGCTTCCAGCTGCAAGCAATCCGAAGCTGAAGAGAGCGAATCCGGGTTGTCAACACTGCCAAAG ATAACCAGCGACGAATCTCAGCCGGAAACTCCCAAGGAAAGCCAAGAGCAGACTCACTTCGATTTTGCCAAGCCCCAGCGTCCTCCTCGCAAGAAGAAGATGCGCCGCACCCTGACCTGGAAGAAGGAGAACTCCATTGTGGAGGCCACAGCGAATGCAATCACTTCTACCGATTCCGATTCGGATTACAAGCCACCTACCTCAGCACCCAGCAAGAAGAAGATGGAGGCAGCCTCCACTCTGCCCGAACAGAGCTACATAGAGCTGGACAAGTCACTGATGCGCCACGTGAACTCTCCTCGGAAGATCAAGTCGGCCTACACCCTGACCGTGATGTCCTCTCCGTCGCCGAATGCCGACAGTGATCAGTCCCCCGCCCATACTCCAAGGCAGTCACTGGCTCAGCCCCTGCGGGACAGCTTTATAGACCAGGGCTTCGAAACGTGCTCAAACGATCCGATGGACAGCAGCCCAATGCGACGATCCTCCTTTGGCAACAGTGGCTCGAAACCCTCCTGTTTCTCGACGCCCGTCAAGGGCCGCACCGGCTCTAGTCCGGCCCAACAGCAACTGTTCAGTCCCATTCCTAACCAGGAGAGACCGCGACGCAGCTCCGTGGCAATGCAGGTGATTCGTGAGGACCAGCCACTCGATCTGGAGGGCATTTCCACAACTCCCTCCACGCCCTGCAGCGAGCGCGAGTTCTTTGCCAATGCTCCTACCGTTGATATTAACTCCTCTCAGGATGAGATGCCGGCTGCGAAAACACAATCGATGTTCTGGATCTCTGCCGGCGACTTCACCGTATCCCTGGAGATATTCTACAACAGCCCCGAGCGCCTACGCCTTCTGTATGAGATATTCACCCAGAAGAGCTGGGAGACACGGGACCTGGCCTTCGGCATCGACGGGCACAAGTTCATCCGAGGCGGAGGAAGCTCGTGCTCGGCCCGGCAGTCATTACCGGATCGTCCTCCCAGCGTCCAGGGCTGCTCCCACTATTGGTTCGCCAGCGGAGACTTGGCCGTGCCGTTCAGCGGCAAGCTGATGACAGGCGAAAAGGTGGAGAAGCTATTCGCCTTCCTCGACTCTGAAAAATCGGACTTGCGCTTCGGAGTGGATCACATCGAGTTCAGCAGCGTTCCTGAGTTCTGGCCCACCACCCAGAAGTATTCCATCGAGAGCAGCTACAGCATGCTGGTGGGTCTGCAGACTGGCGCCAGCAATGGCCTGGAAGGACGCAGCAAGTACTCCTGGCCCAACAACAGCGGCAACGCCAATCAGACCATAAAGACCAGCGACCTGGACCAGACGGAGTTCGAGTCTGACAGCttcagcaacaacagcggaAGGCTGTCCTTCTCGCCCGACATGTTCTCTCTGGACTACGAGGCAGTGCCCCTGGACGAGCTGTTTGCCAAGTCGGATCCAGGTGCCGCTTCCTCTGCTCCTGTCATGTCCGTGCCCCAGATGATGCAGACgctgaagcagcagcaaagcaAACTCCGGAGCGTAGAGCAAAGGATCCGCAGCTACGAGAAGCCCGCCAATCTGGCGGACGGCTCGTTGGAGCACTGCCGCAACACGCCGGAGTATGTCCACAAGCTGCGCTCCATCATTCGGGCCATCGACAATATTGGACGCGACGATGGCTTCCGCGCCTGTTCGATGGAGCAGCTTGAGAGCTTCATGTACTTCCTCAGCGAGTATGCGGACATTTGCCTGGCCAACTGCAGCGAGCACATGGACAAGATACTCGACACTCTGCTGGATCGTCGGGCCGTGGAGGTTTAA
- the Nepl4 gene encoding neprilysin-4, which produces MKSAESSHQKCDKSKSASLKIINSRKMASRLWTLFLFLASANHVYSAPYTTHLNRSCPYHNSCSPGVNQQHIERLLSYVDNEKQPCDDFYAYACGKWREKHGSDATATTMSEAQINENYAELFAELRHNSSYFEFPMFRKLATHFQDCLALDKPHLSRYLELLDHKLPESLKTTHWSELLAVLGQYGYHGHFVLLEVRWHNATHHMLFLLPHNHHLSLNLTPDIYDALSRHGLSDGAWPPYEQLREQFRLLEQNLTSLERSKIPDDSFTNRSLEEIQAEVPGVEWGRILRKQLNRTVGGNQAFQVDDLAAIKRLVEYLNQADNLLLNRYSLARFLSHLVSLPHNPLAEWSPGSKSLSLRCIRHMRRSLYLPMNYVYEHRFYAHRRRADELVIHRVFEQLQGQLELNLDNNPLNLSQELVSSLKAKVHFMRINVGNLPPNVSEQFYWEVDRRWIVGHDFYENHLNSLLFYYSVVSDLEGTKNQTERAIWYSFNMHQPEFPDNIDATPYFYCLGDIIFVPYSYVRLPFFHADFWPALLYGDLANTLGHEMMHALDTDLVDYDAWGHMSNFSDQLVLVPRYTDAVRCLNDSAVMLNERAADVSGSRLALHTYGGDWMDNPDDGRLYFLQFAHFFCGDEGDIYHDTGSQRLNYALSQVPKFAEVFGCQSGTGMNSAEQCPFW; this is translated from the coding sequence ATGAAATCAGCTGAAAGTTCCCACCAGAAGTGTGATAAATCCAAATCAGCCAGTCTGAAGATAATAAATTCTAGAAAAATGGCCTCAAGGCTGTGGACACTCTTTCTATTCCTGGCCAGTGCCAACCACGTCTACAGTGCTCCGTACACAACACATCTAAACCGTAGTTGTCCGTACCACAACAGCTGCAGTCCGGGAGTCAACCAGCAACACATCGAGCGGCTACTGAGCTACGTGGACAACGAGAAGCAGCCTTGTGACGACTTCTACGCCTATGCCTGCGGAAAGTGGCGAGAAAAGCACGGGAGCGATGCCACTGCCACCACTATGAGCGAGGCCCAGATCAACGAAAATTACGCGGAGCTCTTCGCTGAGCTGCGGCACAATTCCAGCTATTTCGAATTTCCCATGTTCAGGAAGCTGGCAACCCACTTTCAGGATTGCCTTGCTCTGGACAAGCCCCACCTGTCCCGCTACCTGGAGCTGCTGGACCACAAGCTACCCGAGTCCCTGAAGACTACGCACTGGTCGGAGCTGCTGGCTGTCCTGGGCCAGTACGGCTACCACGGCCATTTTGTGCTACTGGAGGTTAGATGGCACAACGCCACACACCACATGCTCTTCCTGTTGCCGCACAACCACCACCTCAGTCTGAATCTCACCCCCGACATCTACGATGCGCTGAGTCGCCACGGCCTGTCCGACGGAGCTTGGCCACCTTACGAGCAGCTCCGGGAACAGTTCAGACTCTTGGAGCAAAACTTAACCAGCCTGGAGAGGTCTAAGATACCCGACGACAGCTTTACCAATCGCAGTCTGGAGGAGATTCAAGCGGAAGTGCCCGGTGTGGAGTGGGGCCGGATCTTAAGAAAGCAGCTGAACAGAACGGTGGGAGGCAATCAAGCCTTCCAAGTGGACGACCTGGCGGCCATCAAGCGCCTGGTGGAGTATCTCAATCAAGCCGACAATCTGCTGCTCAACCGCTACAGCTTGGCGAGGTTTCTTAGCCATCTCGTGAGCCTGCCGCACAACCCGCTGGCCGAATGGAGTCCGGGTAGTAAGTCGCTGTCTCTTCGCTGCATCCGCCACATGCGCCGCTCCCTCTACCTGCCGATGAACTACGTCTACGAGCACAGATTCTACGCCCACCGTCGAAGAGCCGATgagctcgtcatccaccgagtgTTCGAGCAGCTGCAAGGCCAGCTGGAGCTGAACTTGGACAACAATCCATTGAACCTAAGCCAGGAGCTGGTGTCGTCGTTGAAGGCCAAAGTGCACTTCATGCGCATCAACGTGGGCAACTTGCCGCCCAATGTGTCCGAACAGTTCTACTGGGAGGTCGATCGCCGGTGGATCGTGGGCCACGACTTCTACGAGAATCACCTGAACAGCCTGCTCTTCTACTACTCGGTCGTCTCTGATCTGGAGGGCACCAAGAACCAGACGGAGCGCGCCATCTGGTACAGTTTCAATATGCACCAGCCCGAGTTTCCCGACAACATAGACGCCACGCCGTACTTCTACTGCCTGGGCGACATCATATTTGTGCCGTACTCCTACGTCCGGCTGCCCTTCTTCCACGCCGACTTCTGGCCGGCGCTGCTCTACGGGGACCTGGCCAACACCCTTGGCCACGAGATGATGCACGCCCTCGACACGGACCTGGTCGACTACGATGCGTGGGGTCACATGAGTAACTTTAGCGACCAGCTCGTTCTGGTGCCGCGCTATACGGACGCAGTGAGATGCCTCAATGACAGCGCCGTGATGCTGAACGAGCGCGCCGCGGACGTCAGTGGATCCCGGCTGGCGCTGCACACCTACGGAGGCGACTGGATGGACAATCCGGATGACGGGCGCCTCTACTTCCTGCAGTTTGCGCACTTTTTCTGCGGCGACGAGGGCGACATATACCATGACACGGGCAGCCAGCGGCTCAACTATGCCCTCAGCCAGGTGCCGAAGTTCGCCGAGGTGTTCGGGTGCCAGAGCGGAACGGGGATGAACTCCGCGGAGCAGTGTCCCTTCTGGTAG
- the DIP-epsilon gene encoding neurotrimin, producing the protein MLNCFETICTILCVGLGCLVFTTQALSTDAGSDGNAGGIGGSTLNNVISEDPEFTDVIENITVPAGRNVKLACSVKNLGSYKVAWMHFEQSAILTVHNHVITRNPRISVTHDKHDKHRTWFLHINNVQEEDKGRYMCQINTVTAKTQYGFVKVVVPPNIDDALTSSDVIVREGDNVTLRCKAKGSPEPSIKWKRDDGNKIVINKTLEVSDLETDSLELERISRLHMGAYLCIASNGVPPSVSKRIKVSVDFSPMVWIPHQLVGIPMGFNITLECFIEANPTSLNYWTRENEQMITESSKYKTETIPGHPSYKATMRLTIINVESSDYGNYKCVAKNPRGDTDGNIKLYMSSPPTTQPPPTTTTLRRTTTTTTANTLDGYHNTPLNGIGGDGPTNSVIVIDKSGNKYQSNLNDIGKSEQKLTGSSPKGYDWSKDKGSGSRPLLLAPGWLLALCALLGTHWRV; encoded by the exons TGATCAGCGAAGATCCTGAGTTCACAGATGTCATAGAGAACATAACAGTGCCTGCTGGGCGGAATGTCAAGCTGGCTTGTTCGGTCAAAAACCTGGGCTCTTACAAG gTGGCGTGGATGCATTTCGAGCAGTCAGCCATTCTCACCGTACACAATCATGTGATAACGCGTAATCCGAGGATAAGTGTCACCCACGATAAGCACGACAAGCACCGCACCTGGTTCCTGCACATCAACAATGTCCAGGAGGAGGACAAGGGCCGATACATGTGCCAGATCAATACGGTGACGGCCAAGACCCAATACGGCTTCGTCAAAGTTGTGG TGCCCCCCAACATAGACGACGCCCTGACCTCCAGTGACGTCATCGTGCGCGAGGGCGATAACGTGACGCTGCGCTGCAAAGCGAAAGGCAGCCCAGAGCCAAGCATCAAGTGGAAGCGGGATGACGGCAACAAAATTGTAATCAACAAGACGCTCGAGG TGAGTGACTTGGAGACGGACTCCCTCGAATTGGAGCGGATTTCGCGCCTGCACATGGGTGCCTATCTATGCATAGCCTCGAACGGAGTTCCTCCCAGCGTTTCCAAGAGGATCAAAGTCAGCGTCGACT TCTCGCCGATGGTCTGGATTCCGCATCAACTGGTCGGCATACCCATGGGGTTCAACATCACCCTGGAGTGCTTCATCGAGGCAAACCCCACCTCGCTCAACTATTGGACTCGCGAAAACGAGCAAATGATCACTGAGTCATCGAAGTACAA AACCGAAACGATTCCGGGCCATCCGTCGTACAAGGCGACAATGCGACTGACGATTATCAACGTGGAGAGCAGCGACTATGGGAACTACAAGTGCGTCGCCAAAAATCCTCGGGGCGACACGGACGGCAACATAAAGCTCTACA TGTCAAGTCCGCCGACCACACAACCGCCGCCCACAACCACAACGCTGCGGCGCacaacaacgacgacaacGGCAAACACGCTGGACGGCTACCACAACACCCCGCTAAATGGCATCGGCGGCGATGGTCCAACAAATTCGGTGATTGTGATTGACAAAT CGGGCAACAAATATCAATCGAACCTGAACGACATTGGCAAGTCGGAGCAGAAGCTGACGGGCAGCAGTCCCAAGGGCTATGACTGGTCCAAGGACAAGGGCAGTGGGAGCCGGCCCCTCCTCCTGGCGCCCGGCTGGCTCCTTGCGCTCTGTGCACTGCTGGGAACGCACTGGCGGGTTTAG
- the Nepl6 gene encoding neprilysin, with product MEWIICLLFFASASIAAEATVISANTRLLNNILSYVDEGEDACSNYFQHACGKYAARHIDDPFTEITQMLDHKVNQDLLQVMDELERDSQTPGFNESTFEAKALRFYLTCRDAPTSTRSASHYLRLVPPSEGLTWPQFNPRGTVWPKDQFKWIDTLAHLHRYGLRNVLINVLIMPSLNNSEQIVVDLSMPQFEGQSQHLNGYIETLATLRIMGVATRASLAIALKIRRLESAIIALTEDDEETDPQLMNVGQLERRTGYEWRRFIETVVGHPVSHDIRLQVMNLQYFTALKHLMVSTDAEVLVNYIMTRFVLHLLEDTMDSGEPIQCIMDLRRNMNLASIRLYKDRFIQPETLQQKTLEVQQIFNRLTRQFLLQIERNRLGLTAKQRRMVARKVQAISLNIGNLPKGLDHRSFISRFYEDLEISTGELDYGREHLKLLGFRTRKEIAQLGQPAPSEGEYFYMADPNTAMSSSPMYMMRQNAIIVPHGILQEPFFVANSHEVFKYSLLGFVLAHELMHAVDGTGILIDSHGNQFEPGAEILSSPRFEEGLECLNRNKTQYLDERIADISGLSLAYATYFENFNTSSRTGFTNKSQEQLFFLNLAQFFCGDGDASNFVGHDDDEMRLQQLLTGFRPFDRAYGCRRDRPQPEKCQLW from the coding sequence ATGGAGTGGATTATCTGTCTGTTGTTTTTTGCGAGTGCTTCTATAGCTGCGGAAGCGACGGTGATCAGCGCAAACACTCGGCTGTTGAACAACATCCTGAGCTATGTAGACGAGGGAGAGGACGCCTGCAGCAATTACTTTCAGCATGCTTGCGGCAAGTACGCGGCTCGGCACATTGATGACCCCTTCACTGAAATCACCCAGATGCTGGACCACAAGGTCAACCAAGACCTCCTCCAGGTAATGGACGAACTGGAGAGAGACTCGCAGACGCCCGGCTTCAATGAGAGCACTTTTGAGGCAAAGGCGCTCCGTTTTTATCTCACATGCCGCGACGCTCCGACCAGCACGCGCAGTGCCTCGCACTACCTGCGATTGGTACCTCCATCCGAGGGACTAACGTGGCCGCAATTCAACCCCAGAGGCACGGTCTGGCCCAAGGATCAGTTCAAGTGGATAGACACCTTGGCACATCTTCACCGTTACGGCCTCAGAAACGTCCTAATCAACGTCCTGATCATGCCAAGCCTTAATAACAGTGAGCAGATTGTCGTGGACCTTAGTATGCCCCAGTTTGAGGGACAATCGCAGCATCTAAATGGTTATATCGAAACTCTTGCCACGCTCAGAATTATGGGAGTTGCGACAAGAGCCTCCTTAGCGATCGCGCTCAAGATAAGGAGACTTGAATCGGCTATTATAGCCTTAACGGAAGACGACGAAGAAACAGACCCCCAGCTGATGAATGTAGGTCAGTTGGAGCGTAGAACGGGCTACGAATGGCGCAGGTTTATCGAGACAGTAGTTGGCCACCCCGTTTCCCACGACATTCGCCTGCAGGTCATGAACTTGCAATATTTCACGGCCCTCAAGCACCTGATGGTTTCAACGGACGCCGAGGTATTGGTTAACTATATAATGACCCGCTTCGTGCTTCACTTGCTGGAGGATACGATGGACAGCGGAGAGCCCATTCAATGCATAATGGACCTACGGCGTAACATGAATCTGGCCTCTATTCGGCTTTATAAAGACCGATTTATCCAGCCCGAAACTCTTCAGCAAAAAACCTTGGAGGTGCAGCAAATCTTCAACCGACTAACTCGCCAGTTCCTGCTGCAGATTGAGCGTAACCGGCTTGGGTTGACCGCCAAGCAGCGCAGGATGGTCGCCCGGAAGGTACAGGCCATTTCCCTCAATATTGGCAATCTGCCAAAGGGTCTGGACCATCGAAGCTTCATCAGTCGGTTCTATGAGGACCTGGAAATATCCACAGGTGAATTGGACTACGGCCGAGAGCACCTTAAGCTGCTGGGCTTCCGCACTCGGAAGGAAATAGCGCAACTTGGCCAGCCAGCGCCGAGTGAAGGAGAGTATTTCTACATGGCTGACCCCAACACGGCAATGAGCTCCTCCCCGATGTACATGATGCGCCAGAATGCCATCATAGTGCCACATGGTATTCTGCAAGAGCCGTTCTTCGTAGCTAATAGTCACGAGGTGTTCAAGTATAGCCTTCTGGGGTTCGTCCTCGCCCACGAGCTAATGCACGCCGTCGACGGCACTGGAATCTTGATCGACAGTCACGGAAACCAATTTGAACCGGGCGCTGAAATTCTCTCCTCGCCACGGTTCGAAGAAGGCTTGGAGTGCTTGAACCGGAATAAGACGCAGTACCTCGACGAACGAATAGCAGACATATCTGGACTGAGTCTGGCATACGCCACTTATTTCGAAAACTTCAATACCTCTAGTCGCACAGGCTTCACCAACAAGTCGCAGGAGCAACTTTTCTTCCTCAATCTGGCGCAGTTCTTCTGTGGAGATGGCGATGCCTCAAACTTTGTGGGTCACGACGACGATGAGATGCGCTTGCAGCAGCTGCTAACTGGCTTTCGGCCCTTCGACAGGGCATATGGCTGTCGCAGGGATCGACCTCAGCCCGAAAAGTGCCAGCTGTGGTGA
- the Nepl5 gene encoding endothelin-converting enzyme homolog — protein sequence MLRLSLAAWLLFSLAWRTTPTACRQIRPPQSIQQMLATQLQSYMDTKARPCENFYQYACGNWQIQQEEQHFPRERERDKDRERERYQEQLLPSGTLEGIDSNLNRRLELLFRRTNSSSFEGDSMLLEQMRFYYRSCKRLKPYNLKKYLVLLQPSNLTHWPSVGRGWRPDSFDWITTMGRLRQHGLNGALLRIDVLPRWDDSRSYSLYVNKPSRQETLPMGEGAIIELLLDIGQTKRSANALARLVDDFEHKLHRLQDLDDDEGPREMQLGYLATYLPQLRWLSFMRQVRDDADLDLRSTLIIENIPYLRALSELVEAQTPDTVCSYIMLKWLAFLKSQGPAEISRGECVSSLRRAMPLASSWLISQRFFDPDSEPEIRSLFRRLKRRFGQTLSENRLRLSPPLVHILQQKIRAMRLQLGFVQLDELETVEQQYAHLELSDHNFYGNQLELLRQRVVANFDLLALNSTNLTNSTRGGVSYLAESWDASNSSPLYVRPRNLVLVPHGLLQLPVWHTNISALQQHAVMGFALAHELAHGFDMSGIDYDDLGNIMGPVEEIGASKQFRQGLNCMQQQMATGSKWLDEKLADFAALRLAYETFFGVRADQREPRDPLIPQFSQRQLFFISFAQFFCGRTPVSSLRSQSQAHLEHAADELRVMQTLANFEEFSREFGCEKKAKMQASHRCRLW from the coding sequence ATGCTGAGGCTCAGCTTGGCGGCTTGGCTTCTCTTTTCGCTGGCCTGGCGCACCACGCCCACCGCTTGTCGCCAGATCCGTCCCCCCCAGAGCATCCAGCAGATGCTGGCCACCCAGCTGCAGAGCTACATGGATACCAAGGCCCGTCCCTGCGAGAATTTCTACCAGTATGCCTGTGGCAACTGGCAGATCCAGCAAGAGGAGCAGCACTTTCCGCGCGAAAGGGAGCGGGACAAGGACCGCGAGCGGGAGCGATATCAGGAGCAGTTGCTGCCGTCGGGCACTTTGGAGGGGATTGACAGCAATCTGAATCGGCGCTTAGAGCTCCTGTTTAGGCGGACCAACAGCAGCTCCTTCGAGGGAGACTCTATGCTGCTGGAGCAAATGCGCTTTTACTACCGCTCCTGCAAACGGCTTAAGCCCTATAACCTAAAGAAGTATCTGGTGCTACTGCAACCCTCCAACCTTACCCACTGGCCATCGGTGGGTCGAGGCTGGCGTCCCGACAGTTTTGACTGGATAACGACTATGGGAAGACTGCGGCAGCACGGCCTGAATGGAGCACTGCTGCGGATAGATGTCCTGCCGCGGTGGGACGACTCGCGCTCCTACAGTCTCTACGTAAACAAACCGAGTCGCCAGGAGACGCTGCCCATGGGGGAGGGAGCCATAATCGAGCTTCTGTTGGACATTGGTCAGACAAAGCGATCGGCGAACGCTCTGGCCCGCCTGGTGGACGACTTTGAGCACAAGTTGCACCGCTTGCAGGATTTGGATGACGACGAGGGACCACGAGAAATGCAGCTGGGCTACCTGGCCACCTATCTTCCGCAACTTCGTTGGCTGTCCTTCATGCGGCAAGTACGCGATGACGCCGATCTGGATCTGCGCTCCACGTTGATCATCGAGAACATACCCTACCTGAGGGCACTGAGCGAACTGGTTGAGGCACAAACGCCGGACACTGTCTGCAGCTATATCATGCTGAAGTGGCTGGCCTTCCTCAAGAGTCAAGGGCCGGCGGAGATCTCGCGCGGAGAGTGCGTCTCCAGCCTGCGAAGGGCAATGCCCCTGGCAAGCAGCTGGCTGATAAGCCAGCGCTTTTTCGATCCAGATTCTGAGCCTGAGATTCGCTCTCTGTTCCGTCGGCTTAAGCGGCGGTTTGGCCAAACCCTGTCCGAGAACCGGCTGCGTCTTTCGCCTCCCCTGGTGCACATCCTTCAGCAAAAGATACGCGCAATGCGCCTGCAACTGGGTTTTGTGCAATTGGACGAACTGGAGACCGTCGAGCAGCAATACGCCCATCTGGAGCTGAGTGACCACAACTTCTATGGGAACCAGCTGGAGCTTCTGCGTCAGCGTGTGGTGGCCAACTTCGATCTGCTTGCGCTAAACTCCACAAACTTGACTAACTCAACGCGAGGAGGCGTAAGCTACCTGGCAGAGAGCTGGGATGCTAGCAACTCATCGCCTCTGTATGTGAGGCCTCGCAACCTGGTACTGGTGCCACACGGACTCCTCCAGCTACCCGTGTGGCATACAAACATCAGCGCTCTGCAACAGCACGCCGTTATGGGGTTCGCCCTGGCCCATGAGCTGGCTCATGGCTTTGACATGTCGGGAATCGACTACGACGACCTCGGCAACATCATGGGACCCGTGGAGGAGATCGGGGCCAGCAAGCAATTCCGTCAGGGACTCAACTGCATGCAGCAGCAGATGGCAACCGGCTCCAAGTGGCTCGACGAGAAACTGGCTGACTTTGCGGCCCTGCGGCTGGCATATGAGACGTTCTTCGGTGTGCGGGCAGATCAGCGGGAGCCGCGCGATCCCTTAATTCCCCAGTTTAGCCAGCGCCAGCTGTTCTTCATCAGCTTTGCCCAGTTCTTCTGCGGACGCACTCCTGTCTCCAGTCTTCGGTCGCAGTCGCAGGCACATTTGGAGCATGCCGCCGACGAGCTACGTGTGATGCAGACACTGGCCAACTTCGAGGAGTTCTCCAGAGAGTTTGGCTGCGAGAAGAAAGCCAAGATGCAGGCCAGCCACCGGTGTCGGCTCTGGTGA